Part of the Nicotiana sylvestris chromosome 5, ASM39365v2, whole genome shotgun sequence genome is shown below.
CTGAGCTTGCCGTTAAAGAGTAAGATGCTGATTCTATAGCAGCTCCGATTCCTTCACCGAGAACGAGAAGGAAGTCTTATAGAACGAACAAGCGCTAAAGAAGGGGGTGGGATCTCtcctaaaagaaagaattgaccTCGAGCCTGTCCTACTCATTCTCCTTTTCCCGTTCCTGACCCTGAGTGTGGAGGGGTTAGCCTTGAGCCAggtctttattttttattccatTTTGTCAGTTTAAGTACTGGAATGGGAGTTACGGATATTCATTCCTAAACTATGTCACCGATTGGTGACCTGATCCCGCTAAGCAAGAACTGCTACCGACACCGACTCTATCTTAACGACCGGTTTTCCCCTGGACATTCCGAAAAGTCTAGTTGACAAGTTTCCTTTTTTCACTCTGTAAACAAAACAAGCCCTTAGTCAAGAGGTTAGTTACCCTCTTCGGTATCGGCAGAGAAAGTAGAGAAGGACAGTGACACAATAGCTCTAACATAAGCAAGCTGTCAAGAGGGAGTCAATAGCTGCCTATTCTGCGGCGCTTATTCCCACAGCAGACTCAATAGCTGCGGTTACGGATGCTATTGCTAAGAGGGCATTCGAGTCGAGTCAACTATACGATAGTGAAGTTCCTCGTTGGAAAGACTCTTACTATACATGGGGATGCAGATATGTCAGAAGGACCGGATTCGAATATCCCCATTCTGCAAATCGAACATGGTAAAAAAGATATGATGATTAGTGGGTTTAATTACGAGTAAGGAGTATTTTACCTTTTATTTCGATCCCTAGAGTAAGATTCGTGTCATGGAAATCATGAGAGGAATGAGTTTCCTGGCATGCGCTTAGGGCGAAGACATCAAGGTCTCTTTTAATTTCCCCATACTTTTTTCCCATGAGCATGGTTTTGGGCTAGGTTACCAACCTCAAGAGGAGGATTCCTTTTTATTTTGAGAAATGGTTTCATTCGCGCTAAAGCAGCAGCATACTTTCAAGGCTGAAGGAAGATCTTTCGACCCCAGGAAGCCATACAGACCCAATCTTCCATGGCTACTTCCTCAAATAAGGTGATGATTTAGCCTTCTCATTCAAAAATGGACTTGGTTGCGCTCTATCTGGTATATCTTTTCTTATCCGATGAGGGTTTTTAAGTGGTCTCCTTACTTTAGAGCTAACGTAGAATCATCAATAGTTCCAGTCTGGATTTCTCTACAAGTTGATCGCTGAGGAAAAATATCATAGCCCCCTTGAGTCAATAAGAATAGCAGAATTCCGCTTTAAAAAACCTTACCTTAAATGTGTCGAAATTGAAGTTATCTCATTAGCGGGAATGATACTGTTAATGAAATATGCATACAATAGCGGATTTCGTTCTATTAAATTCACTATCCATTATGGTCTGATACATACAAATAACGAACGAGCCGACTTTACAGCAGGAAATGCAATTTTAGTAAAGGCCGATAACGCAGAAGTACCCCCGCTTCGTGTATATAATGAAATTTTGAAACAAGTCTGTGAAAAGGCTGAGAAATAAAATACGAAGAGGGGCAGCTAGACCGAGTAGGGGTTCGAATCTATCTCTTCGAAAGGGTTGAACACCGTGAAGTCCACCCTTTTAGCCTAGAGGAAATTTTTAAGCAACTTTGTGATGAATTAACGGATGGCGGGACAATGAGTGATGAACCTGTAGAAGTGGTAGCTATGGGTAAGAAGAGTCGTCGTCCCGATCATATACCCGCACTGAAAgcaattaagaaaataaaaaggagCCCATTCATTGTTGCCGATATAGAGGCTGCTCTCCACGACGATGTTCATGTTCCTTGCGCAGTGGGGTTCTTAGTGGTTAAGCCGGGTGAAGATCTTGCTTCCAAGTCTGAATATTATATTGAAACATATTTCAGTGAAGATAACGATTTCTCAATATCAGATTTCAAAAAACGAAGTGAACGTATGATGCTCGACTTTATAGAGCGTTTAGCGGCTGTGGTATCAGATGAAAAAGAAATTCGAACGGTCTATTTCCATAACTTTTCACGATACGATGGCATTATAGTAACGAGAGCTTTTACTTCTCAGATCGGCAAGTACTCCTTCCAAACGGTGATGAGGAAGCATAAAATGTACGAGTTAAAAGTCTATCGtggaaatgaaaaaaagaaattatTGTTCCGTATAAGGGATTCCTACCTTCTCCTTCCCGCTGCGCTAAATAACTTGGCCCAGGATTTATGCCCGAAATTAGGTTC
Proteins encoded:
- the LOC138868957 gene encoding DNA polymerase-like produces the protein MSDEPVEVVAMGKKSRRPDHIPALKAIKKIKRSPFIVADIEAALHDDVHVPCAVGFLVVKPGEDLASKSEYYIETYFSEDNDFSISDFKKRSERMMLDFIERLAAVVSDEKEIRTVYFHNFSRYDGIIVTRAFTSQIGKYSFQTVMRKHKMYELKVYRGNEKKKLLFRIRDSYLLLPAALNNLAQDLCPKLGSKGTIPYEKLRLEYLPEIGQQLLAYLKQDIRLLGGVMLKAQEIYWNLYKIDIVDTITLSSLALSIFRMHYYDPKSWPIHIPTRNQERFIRRGYYGGHADVYKPYG